In Fodinibius salicampi, the sequence CATGCGCATAAGGTCTAGGTCATGAGCCACTACAACGACACTGTCATTACTCAACTGGACGTCAATTTCAGCATATTCAGCATCGGTTTGGAAGGTGAGATCAAGTGCCTGAAGGGTGTTTTCAGGAGCGGGTGGTGGCCCCGCACGGTGGGCTATCACTTTTATATCAGAGTCTGAAGTTGATTTTGAAATTTCTGTAATCATATAGCCACTCAAAACAACGCTACTAAGAATAGCGACTGCAATAATTGAAACAAGAATCTTTGGCCGTAATGCATTTCCTAAAAAGGAGGTTAGTTTTTTGAGTTTCGGCCGGGAGGAAGGAGCTTTTGTGGATATGCCAACTTCTTGGTAATATAATTTTGTAATAAGTATGGAAACATGGGAGAAGCCCAGGAATGAAATAAGGGCATCGAGCATGAGAGAGCCTATTACATAAATGCCGGTAGAGAGGGCAATGAAGCGTACACTTTGGATGTAGTGACTCATCCAATTAATCACCCCAGTTGACAGGACAAAGAAAATACCGGCTGCTGTCAGCCCTACAAATAACCAAATACCAGTGATTACCAGGATGATTTTCAGGTTGCTTTTGGATTGTTTGAAATCCAGATTCCAGGCATAAATAAAAGATTCTCTCACTGATTTTTGACTATGTAAATAAGTCGGTAGTGTTAAAATACTTCTGGCAATACAATACATGGCACCTAACAGCCATATGACAAACCAGGCTGTAGAGGTCAATAGTGCAAGATGCCATTCAAGGGGTGTTTCAGACAGATAGTAGTTAATGTCGTAGGTATTAAGGTAATACTCATAAATAAAGCCGAGTCCTGCCAACAGCGGTAAAGCGAACAGTAGTCCCGCTGTAACTATGGTCAGACATAGACGAAAGAGTAGATGGATTTTACTGCTGATCCGGATAATAATATCACGGGAGCTTACTTTTTTACCATGGATATCATCCGTTACAATTTGTGATAAACCGGCAAATCGAATAACCCAAGCTGTAAGGGATAGGGCCGCAGCGAGCAAGATATATCCTAATCCAACCGGGGATAATAACCATGAAAGCAGATCTTCATTACCAACAATGAGATTACCGCTCCGAAAGAATTGTAAGCCTAATACGGCAGATGAGACAGGGGCTAAAATAATGGCAACGATCGCCCAAACGAAAAGGGTCCATATTGCCATCGGTTTCCATAAGTGAATGAGGCTTCTCCAAGCCGACCGGCTATGACGGGTATGAAAAATTTGAGAAAGATATTTCTTCATTACCCGACATAATAACCAATCAAAAATAGAATTCCATTAGTTTAAGTCTCGTATTACGGGTCTAAAGTTAGACTTGTTAATTAAATGCAGTTCCTACCAATCCATTTGGCGGGCCGTAATTATTCTTTTGAGTGAAAATACATTCAAATTTTTGATAATCACTATCGGTGTTTGGCCATAGGAAGGTTCCGTTGAGTTGTTCAACCAAGGTTTCAAGAAGAAGGTTATGTAGCGTTTTTTGCTTCTTAACGGCTACCTGGGATTCGATAATATTATCACCTTCAAGGATAACATGAACTTGTTTCCCATATTGGCGAAAGATTATGTCAAGCTCTTTTCTGTTATTAACATTGGTGGTTTCGAATATTAGACCAAACAACTCATTTAGAAGAAGTCCGCATGGAATAGCTTGGTTAATATTGAGAGATAAGTCAGTTTTATCAACATTCACTGTGATATTATGATTGTCAAGCTTTTGCTTGAAGGCCGGGGTATCAAACAGTTTCTTAATAAATTTATTGAAGGGGATATTATTTAAGTCTCCGCTTTGATACAAAACCTCATGGATAGAAGCAATGGTTAGTATTCTATCTTGTGTATCGGAAAGTTTTTTCTTCAGGTGCTCATTATCAGATTCATAAACCTGAAGTTCCACCAAGCTATTAATCAGAGCAAGATTGTTTTTGACCCGATGATGAAGTTCTGACAATAATAGCATCTTTTCATTCAGGGCCTCCTCAATTTTCTGGCGATATTGGCGCTGCTGAGAAATATCCACATAAATTCCGTAGGTGGCAATTATCTCTTCCTGAAACTCCACAGGAACATTACCGATAAGCACGGGTACTTCCTGCCCATCTTTTCGAAGACGTAGTGATTCTTTTTGAAAAGTTCGACCGTTTTGAGTAGCAGAAGACATGGCTTCTGCCTCAGCCTTTTTATGATGGGGAGCTAATAATGTGTTGATATCTTTTTGCTCTATCTCTTTTTTTCGATATCCAAAAATAGTTTCAAAACTTTTATTGATTTGTTTGATCTTATTTTCGTTATCTACAATAGCAATGCCTACCGGAGCATTTTGGAATAGTTGCTCGAGCATCAGCTGGTTTCTACGATTTTCTCGCTCAATATTCTTTTCTTCTGTTACGTCCAGCGCGGCTCCCGAAACATATTTATCTCCATCCTGGATAAACATTTTAGCTCCAATATAGTAGTCTCTAATCTCTCCCTTTTTATTAGTAATTTTTGTTTCCAAAGATAATTCCTGGCCTTCAAGGCATTTCTTGAACTGTTTAAAATTATCTTCTTTGTGACCTTCAACAACAAAATCAAAGACTTTTTTCCCAGATAATTCTTCCGCAGAATATCCAAGTCGGGTTACTAGGTTTTCATTCCATCGAATCATTTCACCTTTATCATTGAGTACAAAAAATGCCCCGGGAATACTTCCGAGTGCATCTTTGATAAATTTTTTATTTCTGACCAGGTCTTGTTCTATTTCTTTTCTGCGACTGATATCCCGAATATTGACAATTGCACGAAGCTTTCCCGAATCGGTCCGATAGGCACTGGAAGATATTTCCGCAGGTATTTTATGTCCCTTTTTATGAATCAGGTCCGTTTCAATCTGGTACTTACCGGTTTTTTTTCGTGTGGCAAGTGCTTCCTGGTATACAGGATCTTCTATATCCATGATATCTTCCCGGGAACATTCGACGAGATCCTCATGATCTCGCCCAAGAATATTTTCAGCGGCAGGATTGGCGTCAAGGATTTGCCCTTTGGTATCCGTAATAAGAATACCGTCAAGGCTTTGTTCAAATTGAATCTGGTAGCGACTTTTATTTTCTTCGATTTGCTGCTTGGCTTTGATAGAGTCCGTAACCTCATCGTGGACCATAAGGAATTGCCCATTTTTGTCCAGTGGACGAAAGGTACATTTAAACCAATGATCATGGTCGGGTGTTTGGATAGGGTAGGTAAGTTTGTATTCTTTTTTTTCACCCCGCAACACTTTCTTTAATCCTATGATAAACTTCAAGGCATAGTCATTGCCCAGCTCCGCCGGTTTCTGTAGCATGGAAAAGAAATTTTCATCAGTGTCAGGACGTTTAATCTGCGCCTGGCTATCATCAAATTCTTCCCACGGCCTATTAGTTTGGATGATAGTACCTTCATAATCCATAGTTGCAATATGGGCACTTAGACTGTCTATTAAGCTTTTTTCAATCTTAGAGCTTGTAGAATTATTTGAAAGCATATTTGATCAATTGATAATAAATATTAGATCTTATGATCATCAATTTTGGCCTCTTTGGTAAGACGTTAAAAGCCTAATTTATTTATCATCTTAAATACCTATTCTTTGTAGGTGTTTTTCACATTGATATGTTGATTTCCTTTTGAAGTAATTTTGACTGCTTTCTGTAGACGATACTCAGAAACACCCAGTTGGATATCACTCAGCGCTCCCGCCTTTAATAAAGGTTTTGTGAACAGTTCCCGGCCGAATACATGGAGTACAGCCAATGGGAAGTAATTATTCTAATCAATTCTTTGCCGGGAATAGAATAATCGGCTAAATTACTTATAATTACATTGTAAGTTCCTGAGAGATGCTTTTTCAGTGGGAAACCTATAAGATGAAATTTTGGTAATCTGTCAGTTTTTTGCAGAAGACAACATATCTTCAACTGTAGCTGTGAGTTGAGAATTTTTACCCTGAAGTAGAATTTGCATTGATTGCACCCGGATTCTTTCTTTCTCAATCTATGGCTTTTTGTATAGGAATAATATGGCAGATAACGCCTATTTTGCCATGGGTGAAAACACCTAAGCGGTAAAGAGGGTTATTAGTTTAGGTCGACTAATTCATGCTTGATGGCGTAGGTGACCAAACCGGCGGTGTTCTGCGCTCCTGTTTTTTGGAGTAAGTTCCGGCGGTGGGCATCAACAGTGCGGGGACTGATATACAGTTTTTCAGCTATTTCGGCATTGGTATGTTCTTGAACGATGAGTTCCAACACCTCTTTTTCTCTATCAGTAAGTTGTGCAGGATCTCCTGATTTTTTTTGGGTCGGACTTTTTACAAGATCCATCATAACGCTTCGGGTGGCATCATCGCTGAAATAGTGTTTGCCATCTAATATCGCAGTGATCGCATCAATGAGCACACTTCGATTCGAGTTTTTAAGTATATAGCCCGAGGCTCCCGCCTTTATCATCTGACGAATATGTTGTTCTTCATCCAGCATGGTAAGGGCCAGAATTTTAATCTCCGGGTGTGCCTCCTTGATTTGGCGGGTGGCTTCTATGCCATTCATATCAGGCATAGAAATATCCATAATAATAAAATCGATCTCTTCTTCTCGTTCAGTACAAATATCAACCGCCTCCTGACCATTTTGAGCCTCTGCAATTATCTCAAAACCTATTTCATCTTCCAAAAGGGCGCAAATACCATCTCGTACAATATCATGGTCGTCAACAAGTAGTATATTAATTTTGGCCATGGCCATTCCATTACTTTAGCAGGGATTGGAGGTGTGGAATAGTGATGGTTGTTGTCATTCCCTTTCCTGGCTGTGAATTAATATCAAAAGTACCCTGTAAGTTAGAAACTCTTGTCTTTATGCTGCGAAGCCCCAGTCCCTTATTACTATGTTCCTCTTCTAGCTGTACTCCTCTGCCATCATCTTCAACAATAAGTTTAATCGAATTACGGTTGACTTGCAACTCTATAGAAATTGTGGAACAATCGGCATGACGTACGGCATTGGAAACAAGTTCCTGAATAATACGGAATATATTTATTTCAGCCTGATCCTTTAAGTTCAGTTCCTCTTTGTTATAGTCAAAATGGAAAGCTATATCCGTACTTTTTTGAAGATTTTGGACCAGGTTTTTTACGGCTGTAATCAGTCCATAGTCTGCAATGGCTTTGGGCATCAGGTTATAAGCAATACTGCGAGTTTCAGAAACGGCATTTTTGAGAAGTGAGAGTCCGGTGTTCAATTGATTTTGTCGTTTTTGGGGCAGCTTGTCAATATCGGACTTTACGGACTCAAAATTCATACTGGCCGCAACAAGGTATTGTCCCAACCCGTCGTGCAGTTCATGGGCAATACGTTTGCGTTCTTGATTTTCACCTTCGATGACGGAGTCTATAATTTTTTGTTGCATGTGCTTTTGTTCGGTAATGTCGTGTATAAGCGCAAGCCTATAGGTTTTATCTTTGTACTGTACATTTGTTGCAGTCACTTCAACATGTATTAGGCTTTCATCTTTAGTAAGATGTCTCCATTCTCCAGTGTATGTTTTTTTGCTCCAGTGTTTATCAACAGCATTTTTTAGTTTTTCTATATCCTCGGGCGGTCGGATATCAGCTAATGTCATATTTAAAAATTCTTTTTCCGAATACCCGTAGTGCTTGATAGCTGCCTGGTTCACTTCCACAAATTCCAGTGTATCAGGATTATAAATCCACATTGGTTGCGGATTTTTTTCAAAAATATGACGGTATTTTTCCTCAGATTCACGGAGTCGTTGTTCAAGTTTTTTCTGCTGTGTAACATCTATGACGGTTGAAATCATTAGGTTTTGTTCATACAAGGGGATGGCTTTATTATTAACAATTTTTGTTTCTCCATCCTGTGTTGTAATGGAAATATTAGACCATTCCATCGCTTCGGGATCACCGCTTTCCATATCTTTCATGACTTGTTGTCTTATTCTGGAACGGTAATCTTCTTCGGGATAGACATGTTCAAAAAAGCTGTCTACGTCTTTGAGTATTTCTCTTGGCCATCCATAAATTTGACAAAAACGTTTATTCATAAGAGTAACTTGCCCGTCATCTATTGTATTAACAGCTACACCTATAGGTAGATTTTCGAGCGTGGTTTCAATAAAGGTATTTCGCTGCTTAAGTTTTTGTTCAGAATTCTTACGATCGGTTATGTCCTGTACAATACCCAACAATTTAATAACTTCACCCTTGTCATTTTCTTTGGATATTATTTTTGCCCGGACAAATTTCTTATTTCCCTTATCAGTTTTTAATCGCAGATCAATATCACTGGATTCTTTCTTCTCTATGGCTGCTTCTATGGCCTTGTTGTGTTTTTTGCTGTATGCCCCGTAATAATTTGTTTGGATTTCCTCATAGGAGGGAGGCCCCAATTTTGAATCGCGTTCAAAGATCTCAAACATCGTTGGGGACCAATTAATTTTCTCGGTTTTTGGGTTGAATTCCCAGTCACCAATTTGGCCAATCTTCTGAGATCGTATTAAGCGTTCTTGGCGCCGTTTAAGTTCCAGTTCGTTTTTCTTTTGATCAGTGATGTCCCTAACCAAGCTTACTACCTTGTCAACTTCTCCTTCTTCATCATAAACCAGTGTAACCGTATGACCAGAATAGAAGGTACTTCCATCTTTGCGCTGCATAACAAACTCCGTCTGGAAAAACCCTTTTTCTTCAAGTTCGGCTGCGCCCATTTCATTAAATTCTTCAAACTTTTCCTTACTGACATGAAGGATTCGGGTGGAGTTTCCTTCGAGCTCTTCTTTGGTGTATCCGAATAGCTCTTCGGTGCTTTTGTTGCAGTTGATAATGGTACGACTTTCGTAATCCAGAATAATCAGGCTGGATTTCAGGCTTTCAAATATTTTTCTGAGCAGTTTCTGAGACTCGCGGATCTTTGCCTGCGACGCTTTAATCTCACTCATGTCAATCCCGATACCTACTGACGTATCATCCGTTAGGCGGACATTAGTCCAAGAGATCGGAATTTCTTCTCTGGATTTAGTGGTTATGTTAAATTCTTTCCATCCAACACCGGGACTGTTCATGAAATCGACAACCTTTTCACGAATCTCCTTATCGGGATAGCAGGCCTCCATCAAGTTGATGCTTTTCTGTTCAATCTCTTCATTCGACCAACCAATTACTTTCTCGAACTCTTTATTTACTTCAAATGCCTCCAGGTCGGGATCGTAAATGGTGATCAGAACTGGAATACGCTCAAAGAGGATATCGTTGAGTTCTTTTTCCGTTTTAAGTTCTTCAACCAGTTTGAGTAATTCATTTTTGCTGGCAAGGGTTTGACGTTCGTGTAGTTTTAGTAGCCAGAAAAGACCAAGAGCAGTAATGATTACATAGAACCATCCTTTGTAGGTTTGTAATATTGAAAGTGTGTGAGTATCGCTCGCTAGTGATTCAAGAAGTTGATCGGTAAAGGCAATCCAGAGACCAGCAACAACAAGGTAAATAATCGTAATATTAAGAGGGGAAAGTGTTATGATTTGGTCATTATTTGCCATAACTCCAAAAGTTACATCTTAAATAAACTATCCTAACAGATTAACAGTGTAAGAGATATTTTGCTAAGATTGTAGGGCAATTTGTTGTGGGCTGGGTAATACAGGGTAGCTTGCAGAAAAATGGCTGATAAAATAAAAAGGCGACCGTTGTGGGTCGCCTTGTAGCTTATGGTAATATGGAATTCAAACTATTTCTGCTTCCGTGTCGATAGGCCAAACGGCATATACAGAGGACAAGTGCTTATTAAGCTAGTAAGCAGAAAGATGACAGCTAAAGCCCCCAGAATTATAGCAGTAGTTCCTGAAATGAGATTCAGAAAATAAAGAATACCTACTAAGATGGCGAGCATAGTTCGAACTAGGCGGTCGATAGTTCCCATGTTCTTTTTCATGATATACACCTTTTTTGTTGGGATGATTGCAACAGTTAATTGTTATCTCTAAAAACTGGTATTATTTCTTTAAATGGCAATTCGTCTTTTTTATTGGAATTTGAAGTTTGTCTTTCAGCCATAAGTTCAAATACCATTCTATCGTTTCGATAGTATCTTTTCTGATAATAAACTGGTTTATCTCCAATAGTATAGGAGATGCGATTCATTAATAATAATGGGGTTTGTGAATCAACTTTTAAGTGTTTAGCTAATCTATCACCAGCCATCGAAGCTTCAATGCGATAGCATCCTTTTTTGATCGGAATTTCAAATTCATCTTCGAGGATAGAAAATATAGTGGTTTTTTCCAGGTCATAACCTTCAATAAGCTGACCATAAAAAATGGGCATCCATGTAACATCATAGGCAATGGGCTCTCCGTCACCCAGTCGAACACGTTCCAATTGAATGGCAATAGTTTTGTTACCAATATCCAGGTATGAAAGCAGATCTTTGCGATCACTGATATCAGCTTGGTGAAAGGAAATAAGTTTCGAGCTTGCTTTCATTCCCGTTCCCGCCAACTCTTCAGTAAAGTCATTCAGAATCGAAAAGGATTGATGCGTTCGTTGATCAGTTACGAACGACCCCAGTCCTTGGCAGCGATAAATCAGCTGTTCATTTTCAAGTGTTTGTAGAGCACGACGTACCGTCACGCGGCTTACATCAAACTTTTTACTGAGTTCATTTTCTGAAGGGAGCTTCTCGTCGGATGTTAGCGCCCCACTTTCAATCTCCTTCTTCAGCCAGTCGCTTATCTGTTTATGTAAGGGAATACCTTCTTTTAAATCCATTTTTTTAATCGTCTTTGATAATTCAATTAAAGATAAATAAAAAAACGAATAAAAGAAATACCTGTAATAACAAGTTATTTCAGTTGTATTCTCCTTATAAATTCCATTTAAAAGCTTTTAACTATACTTAATGGGCTTATAGAATAAATATATCAACTCCATTGAATATATGTATTTACTTGTATTGACAAGTTTAATTTCTGTGTCTATATTCATGGAAGATAAATAACCAACCAAACCAACAGAAGTTATGAAATATTTTTATTCAGCAACTACAGATAAATCATTTGATGAAGCTATTGATACCGTAGCAAACTTATTGAAAGAAGAAGGTTTTGGCGTCCTTACAGAAATTGATGTTAAAGAAACGCTTAAGAAAAAGCTGGACATAGATTTTAAAAAGTATAGAATTTTGGGCGCCTGTAATCCACATTTTGCCCATAAGGCACTTAGGTCTGAGGATAAAATAGGAGTGATGCTCCCATGCAATGTAATTATTGAGGAACATGAAAGTGGACAAGTGGAAGTTTCTGCCGTAAATCCGGTTGCTTCAATGCAAGCGGTTGAGAATGAGGAGCTGCATCCCATTGCCGATGAAGTGCGATCACGATTGGAGAAAGTGATCAATCAGCTGTAAAAGAAAATCTGATGGAAATTATCAAACAGGATAGAATACAATGCGAATTATTGACAAAGTAACTGACAAAATATTAGTGCTGTTGGCTGGCGTGATGCTGATTTCCTTCCAGCCAGTGTTGGCTCAATTTAATGCCACGGATACGACAAGCGTTCGGGAGATAAGTCTTCAAGAGGCACTTGCTATTACTGAAGAGACCAGTTTTGAAATACGCATGGCCGAGGCGGATATAGCAAGGATCCGATCGCAATATCGGCAGACCAACGCTGCCTTTTTACCACAGTTATCCATTGAAGAAACCGGTATTTCAACAAACGATCCTCTGAATGTATTCGGTTTTAGATTAAAACAGGAAGCGGTAACACAAGCGGATTTTAATCCTTCAAGATTAAACGGTCCTGATACCTATGATAACTTTACTACTAAATTTGAGCTACGTCAACCACTTCTTAATGTGGATGCGCTTTTCCAACGCAGTGCGGTAAAAGAACAGTTGGAAGCAACCAAAGAGAAACTGGAGGGAACCCTTGAATATACGCGTTATCAGGTAAAAGATACCTACTATCAATTACAACTGATGCATAACAGATTGTCAGTTATTGTTCAATCTCTTGAAACAGCGCAGGAAAATGAACGACAGGCTAAAAATCTTTATGAGCAGGATATGATCAATAAAGCTGATTATCTGGCTGCCAATGTCCGCGTTCTTGAGCTGGAAAGTCAACAGTCAAAAGTGGAAAATCAGCTACAGACAGTTCAGGATAACTTGCGGTATTTGTTGAATATGGATGAGGTGGTCACCCTTGTACCTACAGATAGCCTGCAGATGCGTCCCGGATTATCTGATGAGAGGATTGATTCTGAAAAAGCTGTAAATGCCGAGGTGCGAGCAATGGGACACCGTGTTTCTGCGGCCAAGCAGATGTTTAAGGCATCGAAATTTAATTTTGTGCCGACCATTAATCTTTTCGGTAGCTATGAGTTTAATGATGAGGTTCCCTTTGGCACCAAGGGAGAAAGTTATATGATTGGTGCTACGCTGAAATGGAACTTGTTCAGTGGCTTCAGCAACGTGGGAAAAGTGATGGAGTCAAAAGCGGAACTGAAGAAAGCCGAGCTGGCGTATGAGAGTAAAGTTTTTAGAAATAAGCTTGAAATCCAGCAGGCAAAGCGTTCACTGGATCAGGCTGAGATACAGCTTGACTTTGCGGAATCATCAGTAGAGCAGGCCGCCGAAGATTATCGCATCCGAAACAACCGATATGACCAAGGAATGGAGAAAACTACGGATCTGCTATCTTCTGAGACAAAACTCCAGGAAGCCAAATTTCAGAGATTAAATGCTCTCTATCAATATAATTTAAGTGTGGCAACACTCGAGTTGCTGCTTGAGCACGAAATGCCTTACTAATTTTCCTAAAAGATTTTAATAACAAAACAAACAAAACAATGAAACAGAGAATCATGAACATATCAGGAAGACTATTATCTGCACTTGCAGTGCTAATGTTGGTGGCAAGCTCTTGCAGCTCTTCTGACAATGAGCAGCCCGCTCAAGATCAGCCCATAACGGTAGGTACTCAAACTGCAGAATACGTTCAGGGAATAGCATCACACAGCTTTTCTGGGGCAGTAAGTAGTGACCGCACGGTCAACATGAGTACCAAAGTGATGGGACGTATCACACAGCTTGATCTTGAAGAAGGGGATTACGTCAGCAAAGGTGACGTGCTGGTTCGGATTAAGGATGACAATTTGCAAGCACAGAAGAATCAGGTTGAATCAAGCCTGCTGGAAGCTAAAGCGGCGCTGCAAAATATTGAGACCAATCATACCCGCATTAAGAGTTTGCATGAGCAGGAAAGCGCAACTCAAAAGGAGCTGGATGATATATCCACGCAGTACGAGATGGCCAAGGCCAAAGTAAAAATCTTGGAGAGCAAGCTTCGGGAAGTGGAAGATATGCTCGATTATACAAGGTTAACGGCTCCTTTTAACGGATATGTGGTATCAAAAATGGCTACCGAAGGAGATATGGCCGCACCAGGGCAGCCCATTATTACGCTTGATCAGGAAAGCATCATGAAAGTGAATATCACGGTTCCTGAGAGCAATATTTCGCTGTTCAATTATGAAGATACTGTTTCGGTGGATATCAAGGCTGCTGGTTATAACGATGGTATTGGAGTAGTTAAAAACATTAATCAGGCTGGTAACCGTGGTAGTCGGCAGTTTGCTGTTGAAGTGATGCTACCTGAACTGGAAAAGAATTCAGGTGTAAAATCGGGGATGTTTGCCCAGGTTGGACTGGTAACGGAGAGCGATCGTTCGATCATGGTGCCGAAGTCTGCCATTATTGAGCGCGGACAGCTGACTGGCTTATATACGCTGAATGATAATTCTGAAATTGTGCTTCGCTGGGTTCGTCTTGGCGATGAAAGTGCTGATGGGGTAGAGATCTTATCGGGCTTGTCGGAAGGTGAATCGTATGTAGCTTCAGTTGATCAACCGCTACGTGAAGGACGAAAAGTAAGTACGCAGTAAATAGAAACTATTTAGATATATCATTATGAAGACTGGAATTGCAGGAAAAGTTGCACAAGGGTTCATCGACTCAAAATTGACCCCTTTGTTGATGATCGTGTTCCTTGCGCTCGGATTTTACGGGACCTATTTAACCCCCAGGGAGGAGGAACCACAAATTGATGTACCGATGGCCGATATTTTTGTCGGCTATCCCGGAGCTACACCTGAGGAGGTGGAAAAGAATATTGCGATCCCTCTGGAGAAAGTACTCTCAAATATTGAAGGCGTTGAATATGTGTATTCTACTTCT encodes:
- a CDS encoding TolC family protein, translated to MRIIDKVTDKILVLLAGVMLISFQPVLAQFNATDTTSVREISLQEALAITEETSFEIRMAEADIARIRSQYRQTNAAFLPQLSIEETGISTNDPLNVFGFRLKQEAVTQADFNPSRLNGPDTYDNFTTKFELRQPLLNVDALFQRSAVKEQLEATKEKLEGTLEYTRYQVKDTYYQLQLMHNRLSVIVQSLETAQENERQAKNLYEQDMINKADYLAANVRVLELESQQSKVENQLQTVQDNLRYLLNMDEVVTLVPTDSLQMRPGLSDERIDSEKAVNAEVRAMGHRVSAAKQMFKASKFNFVPTINLFGSYEFNDEVPFGTKGESYMIGATLKWNLFSGFSNVGKVMESKAELKKAELAYESKVFRNKLEIQQAKRSLDQAEIQLDFAESSVEQAAEDYRIRNNRYDQGMEKTTDLLSSETKLQEAKFQRLNALYQYNLSVATLELLLEHEMPY
- a CDS encoding efflux RND transporter periplasmic adaptor subunit is translated as MNISGRLLSALAVLMLVASSCSSSDNEQPAQDQPITVGTQTAEYVQGIASHSFSGAVSSDRTVNMSTKVMGRITQLDLEEGDYVSKGDVLVRIKDDNLQAQKNQVESSLLEAKAALQNIETNHTRIKSLHEQESATQKELDDISTQYEMAKAKVKILESKLREVEDMLDYTRLTAPFNGYVVSKMATEGDMAAPGQPIITLDQESIMKVNITVPESNISLFNYEDTVSVDIKAAGYNDGIGVVKNINQAGNRGSRQFAVEVMLPELEKNSGVKSGMFAQVGLVTESDRSIMVPKSAIIERGQLTGLYTLNDNSEIVLRWVRLGDESADGVEILSGLSEGESYVASVDQPLREGRKVSTQ